A portion of the Halobacillus ihumii genome contains these proteins:
- a CDS encoding deoxyribonuclease IV: MNFGSHVSIRDGYLGAAKKAVSMNASAFQYFPKNPRSLSVKAVSKDDAALCKEFCEKNNLISVSHSPYPTNLTPTSSSKRKQIVQSLLNDLEITNACGSLGVVVHFGKEISQNDPLVSYRLMIEVLNEILGQWDGECKILLENNAGKPGTIGTTLEELVQIRQLCDEPEKIGFCFDTCHAFASGLWSGEDWGEVWNKGTELGYFEQLEVVHFNNSKYESGSGKDRHANIIDHGYITGDQFDQLLSTPQLKDIPFILETPKEMVPHQKEIALLQERWG, translated from the coding sequence ATGAATTTTGGCAGCCATGTCTCCATTCGCGATGGCTATTTAGGTGCTGCAAAAAAAGCTGTATCCATGAATGCTTCTGCTTTTCAGTATTTTCCTAAGAACCCAAGAAGTTTATCTGTCAAAGCGGTAAGTAAGGATGATGCTGCATTATGTAAAGAATTTTGTGAAAAGAATAACCTTATATCTGTCAGTCATTCTCCTTATCCAACAAACTTGACGCCAACGAGCTCCAGCAAAAGAAAACAAATAGTTCAGTCGCTGCTAAACGACCTGGAGATCACCAATGCGTGTGGTTCGCTTGGGGTAGTTGTTCACTTTGGGAAGGAAATCAGCCAGAATGATCCGCTTGTAAGCTATCGATTGATGATTGAAGTACTCAATGAAATTCTCGGCCAATGGGATGGGGAATGTAAGATTCTTCTTGAAAACAATGCCGGGAAGCCTGGCACAATTGGGACTACTCTTGAGGAGCTTGTCCAAATTCGGCAGTTATGTGATGAACCGGAGAAAATTGGGTTTTGTTTTGACACGTGCCATGCTTTTGCAAGTGGTTTATGGAGTGGAGAGGATTGGGGAGAAGTATGGAATAAAGGGACAGAGCTCGGCTATTTTGAACAATTAGAGGTAGTCCATTTTAACAATTCCAAATATGAGAGCGGGTCGGGGAAAGACCGCCACGCTAATATTATCGACCATGGTTACATAACCGGTGACCAATTTGATCAACTTTTGAGTACTCCACAATTGAAAGACATACCATTTATTCTGGAAACGCCGAAAGAAATGGTTCCCCATCAAAAGGAGATTGCGCTTCTTCAAGAAAGATGGGGGTAG
- a CDS encoding CBO0543 family protein — translation MSSLVSTVNPVDLYEIQEKWFYTHYHYWVEHVLFSFNWWFLLLILIIPWILWWILVDRSRLFEMITLGFFVATTAALLDSIGVIWGLWTYESKLIQMLPELLPIDYSLLPVCHMLIYQWFPRWRNFVLAHIILSAGGAFIAEPLFVWMNIYELHEWKHIYSFPIYIAIGVILKWFVSQLKRLTSI, via the coding sequence ATGAGCAGTCTCGTTTCAACTGTAAATCCAGTCGATCTCTATGAAATTCAAGAGAAATGGTTCTACACCCATTATCATTATTGGGTGGAACATGTTCTGTTCTCTTTTAATTGGTGGTTTCTCCTTCTAATACTGATTATTCCTTGGATCCTCTGGTGGATACTTGTAGATCGTAGCCGATTATTCGAAATGATCACACTGGGTTTTTTTGTAGCCACAACAGCCGCCTTATTGGACTCTATTGGGGTGATATGGGGGTTATGGACATATGAATCCAAGTTGATCCAGATGCTGCCAGAGTTACTGCCTATAGATTATTCGTTATTACCTGTATGCCACATGCTTATATATCAGTGGTTTCCACGCTGGAGAAACTTTGTTCTGGCCCATATCATACTCTCAGCCGGTGGTGCATTTATCGCCGAACCTTTATTTGTCTGGATGAATATTTATGAACTCCATGAGTGGAAACACATCTATTCTTTCCCTATTTATATTGCCATTGGGGTAATATTGAAATGGTTTGTGAGTCAACTCAAAAGGCTTACTTCAATATAA
- a CDS encoding DUF2243 domain-containing protein — protein MEKNSANLTPGAYSARNLWSGILFGIGLVAFLDEMVFHQLLHWHHFYDKSTTDIGLVSDGLFHAFSWFATIGSLFMVADLRRRSAFWLKRWWGGVLLGAGAFQLYDGTIQHKLMRIHQIRYVENLLLYDLIWNISAAVMIVIGSVLVVRTGRKLQSAVEGNYDG, from the coding sequence ATGGAAAAGAATTCTGCCAATTTAACCCCAGGCGCATACTCTGCCCGCAATTTATGGTCGGGAATTTTATTTGGCATCGGACTGGTCGCTTTTTTGGATGAAATGGTTTTTCACCAACTGTTGCATTGGCACCATTTTTATGACAAATCTACAACGGATATAGGGCTGGTGTCTGATGGTCTCTTTCATGCTTTCAGCTGGTTTGCGACAATTGGTTCGTTGTTTATGGTTGCAGATCTGCGTCGTCGAAGTGCATTTTGGCTAAAAAGATGGTGGGGAGGCGTATTACTTGGGGCTGGTGCTTTCCAATTATATGATGGAACGATTCAGCATAAGTTGATGAGGATTCATCAAATTCGCTATGTGGAAAATCTTCTCCTGTACGACTTGATCTGGAATATTTCAGCTGCGGTCATGATAGTAATCGGCAGTGTACTTGTTGTTCGTACAGGGCGCAAATTACAATCAGCAGTGGAGGGGAACTATGATGGGTAG
- a CDS encoding cytochrome c oxidase assembly protein yields MMGSSHLQQGSGFLPDLPVVLFFGLLFILYIWAAITTSKQSRLRSWPIHRYICWCAGVLCAGAAIVGPLANRAHYDFTAHMTAHLLLGMLAPLLLVLSAPLTLLLRTVPVRTAKFVAKLLKSWPVSLVSHPVSASILNIGGLWLLYMTSLYEAMHHNLLVGLAVHLHMFLAGYLFTASMIYIDPTPHRYSFVYRAIVLILTLAGHSILSKYIYVQPPPGVSEAHGELGAMIMYYGGDLIDLFLIIVLCYQWYRAARPRVTIGVCQ; encoded by the coding sequence ATGATGGGTAGCTCTCATTTACAACAAGGGAGTGGCTTCCTCCCTGATTTACCTGTAGTTCTATTTTTTGGATTGCTGTTCATATTATATATCTGGGCGGCGATCACAACTAGTAAGCAAAGTCGTCTCAGGTCATGGCCGATTCACAGGTACATATGCTGGTGTGCTGGCGTACTATGTGCTGGAGCAGCTATTGTTGGCCCTTTAGCAAATAGAGCCCATTATGACTTTACGGCCCATATGACTGCTCATTTATTACTTGGTATGCTTGCTCCTCTACTTTTAGTTCTTTCTGCTCCGCTGACTCTATTGTTACGAACAGTTCCAGTCCGAACCGCAAAGTTTGTTGCTAAGCTATTGAAGAGCTGGCCTGTCAGCCTGGTCAGTCATCCGGTCTCTGCCTCAATCCTTAATATCGGCGGACTGTGGCTTCTTTACATGACGAGCTTGTACGAAGCCATGCATCATAATTTGTTAGTGGGCTTAGCTGTTCATTTACATATGTTTTTAGCAGGCTATCTGTTTACCGCTTCTATGATTTATATCGACCCGACTCCGCATAGGTATAGTTTCGTTTATCGTGCGATCGTGTTAATTCTTACTTTGGCAGGGCATAGTATTTTATCAAAATATATCTACGTGCAACCTCCACCTGGCGTATCGGAAGCCCATGGCGAACTGGGAGCGATGATCATGTACTATGGGGGAGACCTCATTGACTTATTTCTAATTATCGTGCTTTGTTATCAATGGTACAGAGCTGCCCGTCCTCGCGTTACCATAGGCGTATGTCAATAA
- a CDS encoding branched-chain amino acid aminotransferase produces MSEHQLEIVETENKKPKPETDHIPFGRTFTDHMFVMDYDTDKGWYNPRIVPYEPLTLDPAAMIFHYGQTVFEGLKAYRAENDRILLFRPSKNLQRLNRSSERLSIPPIDEERVMYYLNQLISLEQGWVPSTQGTALYIRPFIIATETNLAVAPSHSYKFMIILSPVGPYFSGGLKPVKINVEEQFTRAVKGGTGTAKTAGNYSSGYQAQAKANNEGNADVLWLDGVEKRYIEEVGSMNIFFKINGEVVTPELNGSILNGITRMSIIELLKKWEIPVTERKISIAELYQVYEEGGLEEAFGTGTAAVISPVGELNWLGHKMVINNHEIGELSQKLYDTITGIQTGKVEDAHQWTVEVK; encoded by the coding sequence ATGAGTGAACATCAGCTTGAAATCGTAGAAACAGAAAACAAGAAACCGAAACCTGAAACAGATCATATTCCATTTGGGAGAACATTTACGGATCATATGTTTGTTATGGATTATGATACAGACAAGGGATGGTATAACCCACGGATTGTTCCTTATGAACCGCTGACGCTCGATCCTGCAGCAATGATTTTTCATTATGGACAGACTGTTTTTGAAGGGCTAAAAGCCTATAGGGCAGAAAACGATCGGATTCTATTATTCAGACCTTCTAAAAATTTGCAGCGACTAAATCGTTCAAGTGAACGGCTTAGTATCCCGCCGATTGATGAAGAACGTGTGATGTATTATCTGAATCAATTGATCAGCCTGGAACAGGGCTGGGTTCCTTCCACACAAGGCACGGCCTTATATATCCGGCCATTCATCATCGCCACGGAAACGAATCTGGCTGTGGCACCGTCACATTCTTATAAATTTATGATTATTCTTTCACCGGTGGGTCCTTATTTTTCTGGCGGCTTAAAGCCTGTTAAGATCAATGTCGAAGAGCAGTTTACACGAGCTGTTAAAGGCGGAACAGGTACGGCAAAAACGGCAGGGAACTACTCGTCAGGTTACCAGGCCCAAGCGAAAGCGAACAACGAAGGAAATGCAGATGTGCTCTGGTTAGATGGAGTAGAGAAACGATACATTGAAGAAGTTGGCAGCATGAATATCTTCTTTAAAATCAATGGAGAAGTAGTAACGCCTGAATTAAATGGAAGCATCTTAAATGGGATCACAAGAATGTCGATCATTGAGTTGCTGAAAAAATGGGAGATCCCTGTAACTGAGCGCAAAATCTCCATCGCCGAATTGTATCAAGTGTACGAAGAGGGTGGTTTGGAAGAAGCCTTTGGAACTGGTACAGCTGCTGTTATTTCTCCAGTAGGGGAATTAAATTGGCTGGGCCATAAAATGGTGATCAACAACCATGAAATTGGAGAGTTATCTCAGAAACTCTATGATACAATTACGGGTATTCAAACAGGGAAAGTGGAAGATGCTCACCAATGGACAGTCGAAGTAAAATAA
- a CDS encoding YdhK family protein — translation MIGKRQWAGIVILIFTMMLAACSSGNEETNQGTNEETSKTQSDAESHTDMNHSSSGEVPEGLEKAEDPTFEVGSQAVIEKGHMKGMQGAEATIEGAFNTTAYVVSYTPTTGGERVEDHKWVIHEEIKNPGEEPLEPGTEVTIQASHMKGMHGATAEIEAAKQTTVYMITYTPTTGGEKVTNHKWVTENELSEA, via the coding sequence ATGATAGGTAAAAGACAGTGGGCTGGCATCGTGATTCTGATCTTCACTATGATGTTAGCTGCATGCAGTAGTGGTAATGAAGAAACAAATCAGGGTACCAACGAGGAGACTTCCAAAACACAATCAGACGCTGAAAGCCATACGGATATGAATCATTCTAGTTCAGGTGAAGTCCCTGAGGGATTAGAAAAGGCAGAGGATCCAACCTTTGAAGTTGGCAGTCAGGCAGTAATTGAGAAAGGCCATATGAAGGGGATGCAAGGAGCAGAAGCAACTATAGAAGGCGCTTTTAACACGACCGCCTACGTAGTTTCCTACACTCCGACCACAGGAGGAGAAAGAGTAGAAGACCATAAATGGGTCATTCACGAAGAAATTAAGAACCCAGGTGAAGAACCGCTTGAGCCCGGCACTGAGGTCACCATTCAGGCCTCACATATGAAGGGAATGCATGGTGCTACAGCGGAAATTGAGGCTGCCAAACAAACTACAGTTTATATGATTACGTACACCCCCACTACGGGTGGTGAAAAGGTCACAAACCATAAATGGGTCACAGAAAATGAATTATCTGAAGCTTAA
- a CDS encoding DUF3231 family protein, with amino-acid sequence MSTKLTSSELASLWTSYMNDSMSNCILKYFLKHIEDEEIRPIVQFAYDLTTTHKKQLTTIFEMEEIPIPTSFTLENDVNLNAPRLFTDIFKLTYINHMAKVGLLAYSSYIAMSARKDVRNYFLTGLQEASELYDRSSDVSLSKGIFVRAPYMAYPQTTEFINSKKYLNGYSLFHKQRPLNAIEISHLFMNVQTNIIGHKLTIGFAQTSPRRDVQNWLFRGAEIAKKHVEVFAKTLLDNNIQAPASSDAGITNSTVPPFSDRLILFHMDLLSGAGIGNYATGAAASQRTDLFVEYERMSLEIAKYAKDGAELMIDHGWLEQPPGTLNKQQLARTKDTE; translated from the coding sequence ATGAGTACTAAACTTACTTCTTCTGAATTAGCCTCATTGTGGACGAGTTATATGAATGACAGTATGTCGAATTGCATATTAAAGTACTTTCTTAAACATATAGAAGACGAAGAGATACGACCAATTGTGCAATTTGCTTATGACCTGACGACAACCCATAAAAAGCAATTGACCACTATTTTTGAGATGGAAGAAATTCCAATTCCGACAAGCTTCACTCTAGAGAATGATGTGAATTTAAATGCTCCTAGACTTTTTACAGACATATTCAAGCTCACGTATATTAATCATATGGCTAAGGTCGGATTACTTGCCTACAGCAGTTATATCGCCATGAGTGCTCGGAAAGATGTAAGAAACTATTTTTTAACAGGGCTGCAGGAAGCCTCTGAGTTATATGACAGAAGTTCTGATGTTTCTCTTTCCAAGGGTATCTTTGTCAGAGCCCCTTATATGGCTTACCCTCAAACCACAGAATTTATCAATTCTAAAAAATATTTAAATGGTTATTCACTTTTCCATAAACAAAGACCGCTGAATGCTATAGAAATATCTCATCTATTCATGAACGTTCAGACAAATATCATAGGCCATAAGCTTACTATCGGCTTTGCGCAAACTTCCCCGAGGAGGGACGTACAAAATTGGTTGTTCAGAGGAGCGGAAATCGCCAAAAAACATGTGGAAGTTTTCGCAAAAACTCTTCTGGACAACAATATCCAAGCACCTGCTTCCTCAGACGCCGGTATCACTAATTCCACTGTACCGCCCTTCTCAGATCGATTAATTCTATTCCATATGGACCTGTTAAGCGGAGCAGGAATTGGGAATTATGCAACTGGAGCAGCAGCTAGTCAGAGAACGGATCTGTTTGTCGAATATGAACGTATGTCATTAGAAATCGCAAAATACGCGAAAGACGGTGCTGAACTTATGATTGATCATGGATGGTTAGAACAACCACCTGGCACCCTGAATAAACAACAGCTTGCTCGTACAAAAGACACCGAATAA
- a CDS encoding sugar phosphate isomerase/epimerase family protein: protein MQHIPVAVQMYTLRKEAERDFAGTLQRVAELGFAGVELAGYGGLTTKDLRQLLDQLGLKAVSSHIPLDEIKHNLMQVIKDQKTLGSQYVVCPYFEPNGEEDYQKLINTLRQAGEVCRQEGMTLCYHNHDFELEKLSDHRSALQTIFEETEAQQLQTEFDVYWLQKAGEDPLDWLENYKGRTPLVHLKDMTTDEAQFFAELGTGEVDLDSILEKGKAIDVKWWIVEQDESRKTPFESLEISMEYLKTKLPYLRTD, encoded by the coding sequence ATGCAACACATACCTGTTGCCGTGCAAATGTACACATTGCGAAAAGAAGCAGAGCGCGATTTTGCCGGAACTCTGCAACGAGTAGCAGAGCTAGGTTTTGCCGGAGTGGAGCTGGCTGGGTATGGCGGCTTGACTACAAAGGATTTGCGGCAGTTACTCGATCAACTCGGTCTTAAGGCAGTATCAAGTCACATTCCGCTCGATGAAATTAAACATAATTTAATGCAAGTGATCAAAGACCAGAAGACGCTTGGAAGCCAATATGTCGTCTGCCCTTATTTTGAACCAAATGGGGAAGAGGATTATCAAAAACTGATAAATACCCTGCGGCAAGCGGGGGAAGTATGTCGACAAGAAGGAATGACCCTTTGCTATCATAATCACGATTTTGAATTGGAAAAATTAAGTGATCATCGTAGCGCCTTACAAACAATCTTTGAAGAAACTGAGGCTCAACAGCTTCAGACAGAATTTGATGTGTATTGGCTGCAAAAAGCTGGAGAAGACCCGTTGGATTGGCTGGAGAATTATAAGGGCAGAACACCACTCGTGCATTTAAAGGATATGACAACGGATGAAGCGCAGTTTTTTGCAGAGCTTGGTACTGGCGAGGTTGATTTGGATTCGATTCTTGAAAAAGGGAAAGCAATAGATGTGAAGTGGTGGATTGTTGAACAGGACGAAAGTCGAAAAACACCTTTTGAAAGTTTGGAGATTAGTATGGAGTATTTAAAAACCAAACTTCCTTATTTAAGAACGGATTAA
- a CDS encoding alpha/beta-type small acid-soluble spore protein: protein MADNNRNELLVPGAENAMDRMKEEIAMEFGVELGADTTARENGSVGGEMVKQMIRIAESSMADRNK, encoded by the coding sequence ATGGCTGACAACAATCGGAATGAATTGTTAGTGCCTGGTGCAGAAAATGCAATGGACCGGATGAAGGAAGAAATTGCAATGGAATTTGGTGTTGAGCTTGGTGCCGACACTACTGCGCGTGAAAACGGATCAGTGGGCGGCGAAATGGTCAAACAGATGATCAGAATCGCCGAGTCAAGTATGGCAGACAGAAACAAATAG